One window from the genome of Myxococcales bacterium encodes:
- a CDS encoding AgmX/PglI C-terminal domain-containing protein: MSASFSPAIREFLAAPDAARRLGPYLCKEPLDKAGSAPVFKAVEEHAGLNLREVAVKVFDIGKAKAAEGWQARVIDEARSLCRVQHPNVIRFHTLATDPKRGLMGLVMEFAEGISVDRQLEDLPRGDARRVALAVEIGINISSALAAAHAAEVVHCNVKPSNIMFSGGTHKLINFGIAASLRTNTEKNEERRARLEQDLPAETIGRKASTLIGEESDGGSPIAGTIGYVDPVCVQTMSLPTASSDLYSLGATLYQCLAGDVPAVAASKHKGDSGVDAKVIVGDGPATPLADVAPFVPAELAKLIDSLVAPTREARPRSADAVRRSFERIRSALAGRERALPPEGRGPFPGLDRYEATDRDVFFGRAAEMAGVLELSRTRGLVGIVGMSGTGKSSLTRAGVVPAIEEGALEGWPTKYRSVVVTPGPDLMATLTESLSKVLGEELAEHPEAIAEQLAADVDAKGEGIVLLVDQLEEIVTLHDAKRDKARLRALELLSRLGEGHVGVRVIVVARRDLLDTTLAVDPISRAPSRAAFSRWLPLSNAGWEEVLDQSLEAYGYRFEDDDLRREILADLANREAAMPLAQFGLARLWAARDEKKKTVTRAAFSAKDGMRGALEHHAATTLTSIKMPQDKMRELLLAMTTPEGTRAHVGRDELEKRFGDAAKEAVRALMNARLVIEERAGLTLVHDSLLQEWGLLRGWITDARDDRMLVAQLERDAARWNVSKDVAELWRKSRLAAAIELWRRATLSLSGAARDFLMKSYREERKLVYAFRGLIFLVVALVVGGSLVYAKESSERAVQAQKAADALAAALAEVKVLKRLAEENGMEAAATAGLLHDLQKKMADERASFGANVEATLKKVATATNLGSAQKATADLSSKGPAQNQMVPLPMGLAGPGPGGPAGPSAGGGGFDQASIERVVNSRKAGVKRTCLERSASTASTTKVTAMLTIAPSGAVQSVTSTGDEPVVAKCIEQQLRNWSFPAPGEVKQVQIPFVFVRQ; this comes from the coding sequence ATGTCCGCCTCTTTTAGCCCCGCAATCCGCGAATTTCTCGCCGCTCCCGACGCAGCGCGCCGCCTTGGGCCGTACCTGTGCAAGGAGCCGCTCGACAAGGCGGGCTCGGCGCCGGTCTTCAAGGCCGTCGAGGAGCACGCGGGGCTCAACCTCCGAGAAGTCGCCGTCAAGGTCTTCGACATCGGCAAGGCGAAGGCGGCCGAGGGGTGGCAGGCCCGCGTCATCGACGAAGCCCGCTCGCTCTGCCGCGTGCAGCACCCCAACGTCATTCGCTTCCACACGCTCGCGACGGACCCGAAGCGCGGCCTCATGGGCCTCGTCATGGAGTTCGCGGAAGGCATAAGCGTGGACAGGCAGCTCGAGGACCTGCCGCGCGGCGATGCCCGCAGGGTGGCGCTGGCCGTCGAAATAGGCATCAACATCTCGTCGGCGTTGGCTGCGGCGCACGCGGCCGAGGTCGTTCATTGCAACGTGAAGCCGTCGAACATCATGTTCAGCGGCGGGACGCATAAGCTCATCAACTTCGGCATCGCTGCGTCGCTCAGGACGAACACCGAAAAGAACGAAGAGCGGCGGGCGCGCCTCGAGCAGGACCTCCCGGCCGAGACCATCGGTCGCAAGGCGTCGACGCTCATCGGCGAAGAAAGCGATGGAGGCTCGCCCATCGCGGGGACCATCGGTTACGTAGACCCGGTCTGCGTGCAGACGATGTCGCTGCCCACGGCGTCGAGCGACCTCTACTCCCTTGGCGCCACGCTCTACCAATGCCTCGCCGGCGACGTCCCCGCGGTGGCGGCGTCGAAGCACAAGGGGGACAGCGGCGTTGACGCGAAGGTCATTGTCGGAGACGGACCCGCCACGCCGCTCGCCGACGTCGCGCCCTTTGTGCCGGCGGAATTGGCCAAGCTCATCGACTCGCTGGTGGCACCGACGCGCGAGGCGCGGCCCCGCTCGGCCGACGCGGTGCGCCGCAGCTTCGAGCGCATTCGCAGCGCCCTCGCGGGGCGCGAGCGCGCGCTGCCGCCGGAGGGCAGGGGGCCGTTTCCTGGGCTTGACCGGTACGAGGCCACCGATCGGGACGTCTTCTTCGGGCGCGCCGCCGAGATGGCCGGCGTGCTCGAGCTTTCGCGGACGCGCGGCCTCGTGGGCATCGTTGGCATGTCGGGGACGGGCAAGAGCAGCCTCACGCGCGCGGGCGTCGTGCCGGCTATCGAAGAGGGCGCCCTCGAAGGGTGGCCCACCAAGTACCGAAGCGTCGTCGTGACGCCGGGGCCCGATCTCATGGCGACGCTCACCGAGTCGCTCTCGAAGGTTCTCGGCGAAGAGCTCGCGGAGCACCCCGAGGCCATCGCGGAGCAGCTCGCGGCCGATGTCGACGCGAAGGGCGAGGGCATCGTGCTCTTGGTGGATCAGCTCGAGGAGATCGTGACGCTCCATGATGCGAAGCGCGACAAGGCGCGACTTCGCGCCCTCGAACTGTTGTCGCGGCTCGGCGAGGGGCACGTGGGCGTGCGTGTCATTGTCGTGGCCCGTCGGGACTTGCTCGACACCACGCTCGCCGTCGATCCCATTTCGCGCGCGCCCTCTCGCGCGGCATTCAGCCGCTGGCTCCCCCTCTCGAACGCCGGGTGGGAAGAGGTGCTCGACCAATCGCTCGAGGCGTATGGCTACCGCTTCGAAGACGACGACCTGCGTCGCGAGATCCTCGCCGACCTCGCGAATCGGGAGGCCGCTATGCCGCTCGCGCAGTTCGGTCTGGCCCGCCTTTGGGCCGCCCGCGACGAGAAGAAGAAGACCGTCACGCGCGCCGCCTTCAGCGCGAAGGACGGCATGCGCGGCGCCCTCGAGCACCACGCGGCGACGACGCTGACGTCCATCAAAATGCCGCAAGACAAGATGCGCGAGCTCCTGTTGGCCATGACGACACCCGAGGGGACGCGCGCGCACGTGGGGCGCGATGAACTCGAGAAGCGCTTCGGCGACGCCGCCAAGGAGGCGGTTCGCGCGCTCATGAACGCGCGACTCGTCATCGAGGAGAGGGCAGGGCTCACGCTCGTGCACGACTCGCTGCTGCAAGAATGGGGGCTGCTTCGCGGCTGGATCACCGACGCTCGTGACGATCGGATGCTCGTGGCGCAACTCGAGCGCGACGCGGCACGCTGGAACGTCTCCAAGGACGTCGCCGAGCTGTGGCGCAAGAGCCGCCTCGCGGCCGCCATCGAGTTGTGGCGGCGCGCGACGTTGTCCCTCAGCGGCGCGGCGCGCGATTTCTTGATGAAGAGCTACCGCGAGGAGCGAAAGCTCGTCTACGCGTTTCGCGGCCTGATTTTCCTCGTGGTCGCGCTCGTCGTGGGCGGCTCGCTCGTCTATGCGAAGGAGAGCAGCGAACGCGCCGTTCAAGCGCAGAAGGCGGCCGACGCGCTGGCGGCGGCCCTCGCGGAGGTGAAGGTTTTGAAGCGCCTGGCCGAGGAGAACGGCATGGAAGCGGCGGCAACGGCAGGCCTGCTGCACGATCTGCAGAAGAAGATGGCCGACGAGCGCGCGTCGTTCGGAGCCAACGTCGAGGCGACGCTCAAGAAGGTGGCGACCGCGACCAACCTCGGCAGCGCGCAGAAGGCGACCGCCGATCTCTCGTCGAAGGGACCCGCGCAAAACCAGATGGTGCCGCTGCCGATGGGCCTCGCGGGCCCCGGGCCGGGCGGCCCCGCGGGACCGTCGGCTGGTGGTGGCGGGTTCGATCAAGCGTCCATCGAGCGCGTCGTGAACAGCCGCAAGGCTGGCGTCAAGCGCACTTGCCTTGAGCGGAGCGCGAGCACCGCCTCCACGACAAAGGTGACGGCGATGCTGACCATCGCGCCCTCGGGCGCCGTGCAGAGCGTGACGTCGACGGGCGACGAGCCGGTGGTTGCGAAGTGCATCGAGCAGCAGCTCCGCAACTGGTCGTTCCCGGCGCCCGGCGAGGTGAAGCAGGTCCAGATCCCGTTCGTGTTCGTGCGGCAGTAG
- a CDS encoding zf-TFIIB domain-containing protein yields the protein MNCPRCRHRTLSSAYREAPSQPVALLDERHASGATLHRCKSCFAVFAPHGSLELVESHARDLARVRVPDGEMVRRAFAPTRPSRAAIRCPACDGEMNEREWRTATLVFVDVCAECRGVWLDPEEFEALEATFRSER from the coding sequence ATGAATTGCCCGCGCTGCCGTCATCGAACGCTCTCTTCGGCCTACCGTGAAGCGCCGAGCCAGCCGGTGGCCCTCCTGGACGAGCGCCACGCCTCGGGCGCCACGCTCCACCGCTGCAAGAGCTGCTTCGCGGTCTTTGCGCCGCACGGGAGCCTCGAACTCGTGGAGAGCCATGCGCGGGACCTGGCGCGCGTGCGCGTTCCCGACGGCGAGATGGTGCGGCGCGCATTTGCGCCCACGAGGCCATCGCGCGCTGCCATCCGGTGCCCCGCGTGCGATGGCGAAATGAACGAGCGCGAGTGGCGCACGGCGACGCTCGTCTTCGTCGACGTGTGCGCCGAGTGTCGAGGCGTATGGCTCGATCCGGAGGAGTTTGAAGCGCTCGAGGCGACGTTTCGTTCCGAGCGGTGA
- a CDS encoding SRPBCC domain-containing protein encodes MTRTIQLERTYDASMDDVWDLWTTKDGIESWWGPDGFRVDVIELDLRAGGQLHYAMTAVGAPQIAFMKQAGMPLVTKTRISYTEVTRHKRLAYMNHVDFVPNQAPYENAMSVDFGPAPSGVRIVLTLSAMHDDDWTGRMVAGWESELGKLERLVATRRGAAHKGG; translated from the coding sequence ATGACGAGGACCATCCAACTCGAACGCACCTACGACGCCTCGATGGACGACGTGTGGGACCTGTGGACCACGAAGGACGGCATCGAGTCGTGGTGGGGGCCCGATGGCTTTCGCGTCGACGTCATCGAGCTCGACCTGCGGGCCGGCGGGCAGCTCCACTACGCCATGACGGCGGTAGGCGCCCCGCAGATCGCGTTCATGAAGCAAGCGGGCATGCCGCTCGTCACCAAGACGCGCATCTCGTACACGGAGGTCACCCGCCACAAGCGCCTCGCGTACATGAACCACGTCGACTTCGTCCCCAACCAAGCGCCCTACGAAAACGCGATGAGCGTCGACTTCGGGCCGGCTCCGAGCGGGGTTCGCATCGTCCTCACACTCTCCGCGATGCACGACGACGATTGGACGGGCCGCATGGTTGCGGGCTGGGAGAGCGAGCTCGGCAAGCTCGAGCGCCTCGTCGCCACGCGCCGGGGAGCAGCTCACAAGGGCGGTTGA
- a CDS encoding winged helix-turn-helix transcriptional regulator, whose protein sequence is MHPDPFEVLADPTRRSVVEALRGGERTVNDIVRALSIHQSGVSRHLRILHEAGFVSVRPEGPYRYYTLRAEPFRELDAWLAGYRTLWEARLDRFAAALAQKQKARMAAKAKDTEDNAKEKKR, encoded by the coding sequence ATGCACCCCGACCCCTTTGAGGTTTTGGCAGACCCCACGCGGCGCAGCGTCGTCGAGGCGCTCCGCGGCGGCGAACGAACCGTGAACGACATCGTCCGCGCCCTCTCGATCCACCAGTCAGGGGTCTCGCGCCACCTGCGCATCCTTCACGAGGCGGGCTTCGTCAGCGTGCGGCCCGAGGGCCCCTATCGGTACTACACGTTGCGTGCCGAGCCCTTCCGCGAGCTCGACGCTTGGCTCGCCGGCTACCGCACGTTGTGGGAAGCCCGGCTCGATCGATTCGCGGCAGCCCTCGCTCAGAAGCAGAAGGCCCGCATGGCCGCCAAAGCCAAAGACACGGAAGACAACGCCAAGGAGAAGAAGCGATGA
- a CDS encoding M3 family metallopeptidase — protein MRKLSALPALVLSLVPVLAACAAAPSAPSEAPAAAATAASPKPASTTAPTSAPRAVGKDNMLLNAWTGPHGGVPPFDTVKVAHLAPALDAAMNEMRRDISAITDNAAPASFENTLVAFEDAGRAFDRVMTLYGIWSSAMADAAFQAIEREMAPKLAAFTDEITQNEKLFARIEAVYNAPEKAKLTPEQQRLTWKRYTNFVRAGAKLDLAAKTRVRAINGRLASLYTDFSQKVLADEEGFITWLESEADLAGLSPSVRAGAAAAAEARSQKGKWAITNTRSSVEPFLTTSTRGELREKVWKNFIKRGDNGDAHDTKKNIAEILKLRAERAKLLGYKTHAHWRLENTMAATPERAMALMQDVWPAATGRVREEVAAMQAIADKEGLKRKIAPWDYRFYAEKVRKAKYALDGDEVKAYLQMDKLREGMFWVAGELFGIVFSPISDVPVYHPDVRVWEVKTRAGKHVGLWYFDPYARPGKKSGAWMNAYRAQERMKGDVTTIVSNNANFVKGKPGEPVLVSWDDAQTLFHEFGHAVHGLMSNVTYPSLAGTRVARDYVEFPSQLLEHWLSTPEVLSKFALHHETGKAMPKELSAKLERSKTFNQGFSTVEYLSAALIDMKLHLEGDRDVDADAFEKKTLTELGMPKEIVMRHRTPQFNHVFAGDSYSAGYYSYLWSDAITADAFEAFTEGKGPYDAAVAERLVKHVLSVGDTVDPAVGYRSFRGRDVDTKALMRKRGFAKAAAPPKKN, from the coding sequence ATGCGCAAGCTCTCCGCCCTCCCCGCCCTCGTTCTGTCGCTCGTTCCCGTTCTCGCGGCTTGTGCCGCGGCGCCGAGTGCGCCGTCTGAAGCGCCAGCCGCTGCAGCCACGGCGGCGTCACCTAAGCCTGCCTCAACAACCGCTCCCACCTCGGCGCCTCGCGCCGTGGGAAAGGACAACATGTTGCTCAACGCTTGGACCGGCCCGCACGGCGGCGTCCCCCCGTTCGACACGGTCAAGGTCGCGCACCTCGCGCCAGCGCTCGACGCCGCCATGAACGAGATGCGCCGCGACATCTCGGCCATCACGGACAACGCCGCGCCGGCCTCCTTCGAGAACACCCTCGTCGCCTTCGAAGACGCGGGGCGCGCTTTTGATCGTGTCATGACGCTCTACGGAATCTGGTCGTCGGCGATGGCCGACGCAGCGTTTCAAGCCATCGAACGCGAGATGGCCCCCAAGCTCGCGGCCTTCACCGACGAGATCACGCAGAACGAAAAGCTCTTCGCGCGCATCGAAGCGGTCTACAACGCTCCCGAGAAGGCGAAGCTCACGCCGGAGCAGCAGCGCCTGACGTGGAAGCGCTACACGAACTTCGTCCGCGCCGGCGCGAAGCTCGACCTCGCGGCGAAGACGCGCGTGCGCGCCATCAACGGACGCCTGGCGTCGCTCTACACAGACTTCAGCCAAAAGGTCCTTGCCGACGAAGAAGGCTTCATCACCTGGCTCGAGAGCGAGGCCGACCTCGCAGGCCTCTCGCCTTCGGTACGCGCCGGCGCTGCCGCCGCGGCCGAAGCGCGCAGTCAGAAGGGCAAGTGGGCCATCACCAATACGCGCTCGTCGGTCGAGCCGTTCCTCACGACATCGACACGCGGCGAGCTCCGCGAGAAGGTTTGGAAGAACTTCATCAAGCGCGGCGACAACGGCGACGCCCACGACACGAAGAAGAACATCGCCGAGATCCTGAAGCTCCGCGCGGAGCGGGCCAAGCTCCTCGGCTACAAGACGCACGCCCACTGGCGCCTCGAAAACACGATGGCGGCGACGCCGGAGCGCGCCATGGCCCTGATGCAAGACGTGTGGCCCGCGGCCACGGGCCGCGTGCGCGAAGAGGTCGCGGCGATGCAGGCCATCGCCGACAAGGAGGGCTTGAAGCGCAAGATCGCCCCCTGGGACTACCGCTTCTACGCGGAGAAGGTGCGCAAAGCGAAGTACGCCCTCGATGGCGACGAGGTGAAGGCGTACCTGCAGATGGACAAGCTCCGCGAAGGCATGTTCTGGGTCGCCGGCGAGCTCTTCGGCATCGTCTTTTCGCCGATCAGTGACGTGCCGGTGTACCACCCCGACGTGCGCGTCTGGGAGGTGAAGACGCGCGCCGGCAAACACGTCGGCCTTTGGTATTTCGACCCCTACGCGCGTCCCGGCAAGAAATCCGGCGCGTGGATGAACGCCTACCGCGCGCAAGAGCGGATGAAGGGCGACGTCACCACCATCGTGAGCAACAACGCAAACTTCGTGAAGGGCAAGCCCGGCGAACCGGTGCTCGTGAGCTGGGACGACGCGCAGACGCTCTTCCACGAGTTCGGCCACGCCGTGCACGGGCTCATGTCAAACGTCACCTATCCGTCGCTCGCCGGCACGCGCGTCGCGCGCGACTACGTCGAGTTTCCTTCGCAGCTCCTCGAGCACTGGCTCTCGACGCCCGAGGTGCTCTCGAAGTTCGCGCTGCACCATGAGACGGGCAAGGCCATGCCCAAGGAGCTCTCCGCCAAGCTCGAGAGGAGCAAGACGTTCAACCAGGGCTTTTCCACCGTCGAATACCTGAGCGCGGCGCTCATCGACATGAAGCTCCACCTCGAAGGCGACAGGGACGTCGACGCCGACGCCTTCGAGAAGAAGACCCTCACCGAGCTCGGCATGCCCAAGGAGATCGTGATGCGTCACAGGACGCCGCAGTTCAACCACGTCTTCGCCGGCGACAGCTACTCGGCGGGCTACTACAGCTACCTCTGGTCGGACGCGATCACGGCCGACGCCTTTGAGGCTTTCACGGAAGGCAAAGGTCCCTACGACGCTGCCGTCGCGGAGCGACTCGTCAAGCACGTGCTCTCGGTCGGCGACACGGTCGATCCTGCAGTAGGGTACCGCTCGTTTCGCGGGCGCGACGTCGACACCAAGGCGCTCATGCGCAAGCGCGGCTTCGCCAAGGCGGCCGCGCCCCCGAAGAAGAACTAG
- a CDS encoding serpin family protein, which translates to MTHRCCLTLATAALGLALAALTGGCDVLTSKAGPSAPSTGPSPAPPKEKIAMPDKSEVTRAGASINAFGASLYGGLAKRPGNLAFSPTSVEAALAMTLGGAKGETAKEMGQVLRLTGDDGVLVGALLRALESPGRSLTLNVANRLFGEKSFAFEKPFLEKTRAAFGAPLEPVDFVGSSDAARVHINGWVAEVTARRISDLLPPPAINGSTRMVLVNALYFLAEWQSPFKKESTAPRPFKAFGTTDKAVPMMHQRLTSAIVSVDGAKVLKLAYKGGEAAMILALPDAVDGLAALEGKLAGAKLDEWQKALASAAPQEVDVALPKFKVEPAAPVLLSEELKRLGMPLAFDAERADFTGIGVPPNAKNRLYISEVFHKAFVKVDEKGTEAAAATAVVMAEGGGMPPKALAFKADHPFMFFIVDKTSGAALFAGRVVDPS; encoded by the coding sequence ATGACGCACCGCTGCTGCCTCACGCTTGCCACCGCCGCATTGGGTCTCGCTCTCGCCGCGCTCACCGGCGGCTGCGACGTGCTCACTTCGAAGGCGGGACCGAGCGCGCCGTCGACGGGGCCCAGCCCGGCCCCACCCAAGGAGAAGATCGCCATGCCCGACAAGAGCGAGGTCACGCGTGCCGGCGCGAGCATCAACGCCTTCGGCGCAAGCCTCTATGGCGGGCTCGCGAAGCGACCCGGCAACCTCGCCTTTTCTCCCACGAGCGTCGAAGCCGCGTTGGCCATGACGCTCGGTGGCGCGAAGGGCGAGACGGCGAAAGAGATGGGGCAGGTGCTTCGTCTCACGGGCGACGACGGAGTGCTCGTTGGCGCGCTGCTCCGGGCCCTCGAGTCGCCGGGCCGCTCGCTCACGCTGAACGTCGCCAACCGACTGTTTGGCGAGAAGAGCTTCGCGTTCGAGAAGCCGTTTCTCGAAAAGACGCGGGCCGCCTTCGGCGCACCGCTTGAACCGGTCGATTTCGTCGGCTCGTCCGATGCAGCTCGCGTGCACATCAACGGGTGGGTTGCCGAGGTGACCGCCCGCCGCATCAGCGATCTCCTGCCTCCGCCGGCCATCAACGGCTCGACGCGCATGGTCCTCGTGAACGCGCTCTACTTCCTCGCCGAGTGGCAGTCGCCGTTCAAGAAGGAGTCGACAGCGCCGCGGCCCTTCAAGGCGTTTGGGACCACCGACAAGGCGGTGCCGATGATGCACCAGCGCCTCACGAGCGCCATCGTGTCGGTCGATGGCGCGAAGGTGCTCAAGCTCGCGTACAAGGGCGGCGAAGCCGCGATGATTCTCGCTTTGCCGGACGCCGTCGACGGGCTCGCCGCGCTCGAGGGTAAGCTCGCGGGGGCGAAGCTCGACGAGTGGCAGAAGGCGCTCGCCAGCGCGGCACCGCAAGAGGTCGACGTCGCCCTCCCGAAGTTCAAGGTTGAGCCGGCGGCGCCGGTCTTGCTCTCCGAGGAGCTCAAGCGGCTCGGCATGCCGCTCGCGTTCGACGCCGAACGAGCCGACTTCACGGGCATCGGCGTGCCGCCCAACGCCAAAAATCGACTCTACATCTCGGAGGTCTTCCACAAGGCCTTCGTGAAGGTTGACGAGAAGGGCACCGAGGCGGCCGCGGCGACAGCGGTCGTGATGGCGGAAGGCGGCGGCATGCCGCCGAAGGCGCTCGCCTTCAAGGCCGATCACCCCTTCATGTTCTTCATCGTCGACAAGACCTCCGGCGCGGCGCTCTTCGCGGGGCGCGTCGTCGATCCTTCGTGA
- a CDS encoding TonB family protein, which translates to MVALVAGLPLGAPPARAQTPAAVPAAAAEAAPPEEPLVPPRLVAGSPPAYPPERTEAVTVVITVVVAPDGSVREVRALDGHAAFLEAARGAALRWQFEPARRGAKAIAATVRIAIDFAPPPMSPGPPSSSHPLPPQPLEEIVVRGTRVAPPASVNLGRADIRQMPGAMGDPLRAIDVLPGVLPTLSGLPYFYTRGAPPSATGYYLDDLPLPYLFHVGLGPSIIHPGFVRTVGLESAGGHARYGRFTGAFVVATTNPPTEELAWEGRIRVIDSSAFVAAPFANGKGHAAVGTTLSYAGLLLGVFAPDYTIDYRDFAARVSYDVGPRDRISIFSLGAYDFAGQRDVESGQRQVLFGSEVYRVDLKWQRSLTGEGALRTAVTWGYDRSRLAGHRFASDQSIAARTALVQPFGPRWEMEVGADARIDSFDADLPSVHSLTRADYEETARLFGAHTDTVAGSYGSLTWRPLTTRGPRESRVTPPTLELTSGVRTAVYSSEGRTLPAVDPRMSLVLAPASRVRLLTSHGLAHQAPAYSLPVPAVSIPALAGGLQESLQSSVTGEVTGSHDLVGTATVFRGVFSNVSDFVLLQNDFPLKRSPPLRGAADGLELSLRRALKGRFGAQVSYTLSRSTRDGERESRRLSSYDRRHVVNVALLFDLGRGWTAGARSLVYSGLLRDPESGSTDRLPAFMRLDVRLAKRWKWGKAGYVGLVAEGLNVTASRETVALRCDDAGCKARNIGPLTLPSVGIEGGM; encoded by the coding sequence GTGGTCGCTCTCGTCGCCGGCCTGCCGCTCGGCGCTCCGCCGGCGCGCGCGCAAACGCCGGCGGCCGTCCCCGCGGCCGCGGCCGAGGCCGCGCCGCCGGAGGAGCCTCTCGTTCCGCCGCGGCTCGTCGCGGGCTCGCCGCCGGCCTACCCGCCCGAGCGAACGGAGGCGGTGACCGTCGTCATTACCGTGGTCGTTGCCCCGGACGGCTCCGTCCGCGAGGTTCGCGCCCTCGATGGGCACGCGGCCTTCCTTGAGGCAGCGCGCGGAGCCGCCTTGCGATGGCAGTTCGAGCCGGCGCGCCGCGGCGCGAAGGCCATCGCCGCCACGGTGCGCATCGCCATCGACTTCGCGCCGCCGCCGATGTCGCCCGGCCCCCCGAGTTCGTCGCATCCGCTTCCGCCGCAGCCGCTCGAGGAGATCGTGGTGCGAGGCACACGGGTCGCGCCCCCCGCGTCGGTGAACCTCGGCCGTGCCGACATTCGGCAGATGCCTGGCGCGATGGGCGACCCGCTGCGCGCCATCGACGTCCTTCCCGGCGTTCTTCCGACGCTCTCGGGCCTGCCCTACTTCTACACGCGGGGCGCTCCGCCGAGCGCGACGGGCTACTACCTTGACGACCTGCCGCTCCCGTACCTCTTTCACGTGGGGCTCGGTCCGTCGATCATCCACCCCGGCTTTGTGCGCACCGTCGGGCTGGAGTCCGCCGGCGGCCACGCGCGTTATGGGCGTTTCACGGGCGCCTTCGTTGTCGCGACGACCAATCCGCCGACCGAGGAGCTCGCGTGGGAAGGACGCATCCGTGTCATCGACTCTTCCGCGTTTGTGGCCGCTCCGTTCGCGAACGGAAAGGGTCACGCGGCTGTTGGGACGACGCTCTCGTATGCGGGCCTTCTGCTCGGCGTCTTCGCGCCCGACTACACCATCGACTATCGAGACTTCGCCGCTCGCGTCAGCTACGACGTCGGGCCTCGCGATCGCATTTCCATCTTCTCGCTCGGGGCTTACGACTTTGCCGGCCAACGCGACGTGGAGAGTGGTCAACGGCAGGTCCTCTTCGGCTCCGAGGTCTACCGCGTCGACCTGAAGTGGCAGCGCTCACTCACGGGGGAAGGCGCGCTCCGCACGGCGGTGACCTGGGGGTACGACCGCTCACGGCTCGCCGGGCACCGGTTCGCGAGCGACCAGTCGATCGCGGCGCGAACCGCTCTCGTGCAGCCCTTCGGGCCGCGGTGGGAGATGGAGGTTGGCGCCGACGCTCGCATCGACTCTTTCGACGCGGACCTGCCGTCGGTGCACTCGCTCACGCGAGCGGACTACGAGGAGACGGCCCGTCTCTTCGGGGCACACACCGACACGGTCGCAGGGAGCTACGGCTCGCTGACGTGGCGGCCGCTCACCACGCGCGGACCGCGCGAGTCGCGAGTAACGCCGCCCACGCTTGAGCTCACGAGCGGCGTCCGCACCGCCGTCTACTCGTCGGAGGGCCGCACCTTGCCGGCGGTCGATCCACGGATGTCACTCGTCCTCGCTCCCGCGTCGCGTGTTCGCCTGCTCACGTCGCACGGGCTCGCGCACCAGGCTCCGGCGTATTCGCTTCCGGTCCCGGCCGTCTCCATCCCCGCGTTGGCTGGCGGGCTCCAGGAGTCGCTGCAGTCGAGCGTGACGGGCGAAGTCACCGGCTCGCACGACCTCGTCGGGACCGCCACGGTGTTTCGCGGCGTCTTCAGCAACGTCAGTGACTTCGTTCTCTTGCAGAACGACTTTCCCCTGAAGCGCAGCCCGCCGCTCCGCGGCGCCGCCGACGGCCTCGAACTCTCGCTTCGCCGCGCGCTCAAGGGCCGCTTTGGCGCGCAGGTCTCGTACACCCTGTCGCGCTCCACGCGGGACGGAGAGCGCGAGTCACGGCGGCTAAGCAGCTACGACCGAAGGCATGTCGTCAACGTGGCGCTGCTCTTTGATCTCGGTCGCGGCTGGACCGCCGGAGCGCGCTCGCTCGTCTACTCGGGGCTCCTCCGCGATCCGGAGAGCGGTTCGACAGACCGGCTGCCCGCCTTCATGAGGCTCGACGTGCGGCTCGCCAAGCGATGGAAGTGGGGAAAGGCCGGTTATGTGGGGCTCGTCGCAGAAGGCTTGAACGTCACGGCCAGTCGCGAAACGGTGGCGCTCCGGTGCGACGACGCAGGTTGCAAGGCGCGCAACATCGGGCCGCTCACACTCCCGAGCGTCGGCATCGAAGGGGGGATGTGA
- a CDS encoding sigma-70 family RNA polymerase sigma factor has protein sequence MNPSHPSSEARGAPWLAAFHAGERATLEGCYREHVGAVLAAATRVLPTVDAETVTHDVFLRLLTDDGMRATFKGGNLGGWLSVVAQRAAIDLFRRRRKEVDLEEAGARLDEASIATPARDAEGAEASQLVERFVSSVLPEKYRTLFELRFIQQFSQRDAAAKLAMQRSTLAYQEQVIRRMLEDFLLGDEP, from the coding sequence ATGAACCCCAGTCACCCATCGTCAGAGGCGCGTGGTGCGCCGTGGCTCGCCGCGTTTCACGCCGGCGAGCGGGCCACGCTTGAGGGCTGTTACCGAGAGCACGTGGGTGCAGTGCTCGCGGCGGCGACTCGGGTGCTGCCGACGGTCGACGCGGAGACAGTTACCCACGACGTCTTTCTTCGCCTCCTGACCGACGACGGTATGCGGGCGACCTTCAAAGGAGGCAACCTCGGCGGTTGGCTCTCTGTCGTCGCGCAGCGCGCCGCCATCGATCTCTTTCGGCGGCGTCGCAAAGAGGTGGACCTAGAAGAAGCCGGCGCGCGGCTGGACGAAGCGTCGATCGCCACGCCGGCGCGCGACGCGGAGGGCGCCGAGGCGTCTCAGCTCGTGGAACGATTCGTGAGCTCGGTGTTGCCCGAGAAGTACCGCACCCTCTTTGAGCTTCGCTTCATCCAGCAGTTCTCGCAACGCGACGCCGCCGCCAAGCTGGCGATGCAGCGCTCGACGCTCGCTTATCAGGAGCAGGTGATTCGCCGCATGCTCGAGGACTTCCTGCTCGGAGATGAGCCATGA